Below is a window of Corynebacterium kalinowskii DNA.
CGGCGGGAGGAAGCGAATGAAGCGGGAAACACCGAGTGCGGCGGCGAGATCCTGGTAGGTGGTCGAGTGAGTCGCATTGCCGGAAGGGCCACCACAGATGACGACTGAAAAGTCGCGGTTCGGGTCGCGGCGCACGAGCTCAGCCACGGCCTGAATCAGGACGTCGGGTCCCTTAAATACCTGTAGGCGTCCGACGAAGGCGATGACCTTGGTGTGCAGCGGAATGCCCAGGTAGCGGCGGGAACGCTCGGTGGCGCGATCATTGCCGGGGTTGAAAAGTTCAATGTCCACGCCCGGCGCGACCACAGCAACCTTGTCTTCCTCGGTGTCATAGTGCATCGCCAGATCCTTCGACTCCTCGGGAGTGTTCACCACCAGACAGTCGGCGTTGTCAGCGATCTGTTGTTCGCAAATGCGACGCGCCTCGGACTCCACTGTGTCGTGAGCGGTGCGGTGCGCGTTCTTCACCGCGGCGAGCGTGTGGGAGGTGTGGACGAGGGGAACGCGCCAGACGTCGCGAAGCAGCCAGCCCACTTGACCCGAAAGCCAATAGTGCGAATGCACAAGGTCATAAGTGAGATCGTGGCAGCGCGTGAAAACCAGGATTCCGCCGGCGAAAGCTGCGAGTTGGGTCGGCAGTTCCTCCTTCGAAAGTCCCTCATAAGGGCCAGCGACAATATTGATTACTCGAAGGTGCTCGGCCACCTGCACGACTTCGCCCTGGCTCGGGCGAGTCGCACGGGTATAGACGTCCACGTCAATCCCCTGCTTGGCCAGCTCGCGGGCCGAGTTCAAGATGTAGACGTTCATTCCGCCGGCATCACCTTGCCCTGGCTGCTGGAGCGGAGAGGTGTGCATGGAGATCATCGCAATGCGCATAGGAAATAGTGTAGGCAGATTTTCGCCCCCTGGATATTCCCTCCTGAATTATCCACGGGTGTCTACCGGCTGACAGGAAAGACCTATACTGGCTCCAACCTACGAACCGATGAAAGGTCTTGTCATGTCTGCCCTCCAATCCGAAACTTGGCTCAAGTATTTCCCGGAGTGGGTACCGCACCGCCTGGATTATGCAGACACCACGATCCTGGATTGCTACGACAACAACCTGGCAAAGAACCCAGACAAGACCGCCACGAACTTTTTCGGACGCACCCAGACCTATGCCGAGGTGGATCGACAGGTACGCCGAGCGGCGGCAGGTCTTAAGGCATTCGGTGTCCGCCCGGGCGATCGGGTAGCTATCCTGCTGCCGAACTGCCCGCAACACCTGATCGCCTTCTACGCAGTGGTCAAGCTCGGAGCGATCGTGGTGGAACACAATCCGCTCTACACCGCGCACGAGCTGGAGCACCCGTTCCAAGATCACGGCGCGCGGATCGCGATCTGCTGGGACAAGGCCGCGGGCATGCTGGAGCAGCTACGTTCCTCGACCCCGCTGGAGACAATCATTTCGGTGGATATGACGCAGGCGATGCCCGCTGTGCAGCGCGCGGCGCTCAAGCTGCCCGTGCCAAAGCTGCGGAAGCTCCGTAACAAAATCACGGCGGAAGCACCTAACACGGTGCCGTGGGAGGCCCTGGTCGGTTCGGCCATCGGTGGCGACGGCAACGACATCGTCTCTCCTGCAGACATCACCACGGAGTCGATCGCGCTCATTCTTTATACGTCCGGAACCACGGGCGCCCCGAAGGGCGCGCAGCTCTCGCACGGCAACCTGATGGCGAACGTGATCCAAGGCAAGTATTGGGTTCCGAACCTCGGCGAGCAAAAGGAAGTCTTCCTGGCTGCGCTGCCGTTCTTCCATGCCTATGGCATGACCTTCCTGGTACTCGAGGGCGTGTATGTAGGCGCGGAGATCGTGATGCTGCCGTCACCGGACATGAAGCTGATCATGAAGGTGATGAAGAAGTACCAGCCGACGTGGATTCCTGGGGTACCAACGCTCTACGAAAAGATCATCGAGGCAGCACTCGAGCACAATGTGGATATCTCCTGCGTCCGCGCTGCCTTTTCCGGTGCCTCCTCCCTGCCGGTCAGCACGGTGGAAAAGTGGGAAACGCTCACCGGTGGCCGACTGGTAGAAGGCTACGGCCTCACCGAATGCTCGCCCATCGTCACCGGCAACCCGATGACCGCCAATCGGCGCCCCGGCTACATCGGCGTCCCGTTCCCGGACACGCTGGTGCGGATCGCGAACCCGGACAACCTCGACGATACGATGCCTGACGGCACGGAAGGTGAAGTCCTAGTCAAGGGCCCGCAGGTGTTCCACGGTTACCTCAACCAACCTGAAGCCACCGCCGAGTCCTTCCACGACGGCTGGTACCGCACCGGAGACGTCGGAGTGATGGAAGAAGACGGCTTCGTCCGCCTCGTCGCCCGCATTAAAGAGATCATCATCACAGGTGGCTTTAACGTGTACCCCGGCGAGGTCGAAGAGGTCCTCCTCGAGCACCCAGATGTGGAACAGTGCGCCGTGGTGGGAATGCCACGCGACGACGGTTCCGAAACGGTCTGCGCCGCCATCACGCTGGCAGAAGGCGCTGCCATGGACCCAGAAGGACTCAAGGAATACTGCCGTCAGCAGCTCACCAGGTACAAGGTTCCCCGGGCCTTTTATCACTTCGAGGAGCTGCCAGCGGACCAGTTGGGCAAGATCCGGCGTCGAGAAGTGCAAGAGCAGCTCATCGCCCGTTACCGCTCGTGAGACTATACTTTCTAGCAGGAAACTGCAACGGAAAGGTGACTCACCGTGTCTGCTTACGAAACCAAGGCCTGGCTGGACCTTTACGCGGATTGGACCCCGCACACCCTCGAGTACGGTGAGGGCACGCTTCTCGACGCCTACGACGCGACCGTCAAGGAACACGCGGATCGCGTCGCCACGAACTTCTTTGGCCGAACCCAGACTTACGCGGAGCTTGATCGCACGGTTCGCCGGGCCGCCGCAGGTCTCAAGGCGTTCGGTGTCCGACCTGGCGATCGGGTCGCGATCCTGCTGCCGAACTGCCCGCAACACGTTGCCGCATTCTTTGCCGTCTTGAAGCTCGGCGCGACCGTGGTGGAGCACAACCCGCTGTACACCTCCCATGAACTCGAGCACCCATTCCACGACCACGGTGCCCGCATCGCAATCTGCTGGGACAAGGCTGCTCCAACCCTGGAGAAGCTGCGTAACTCCACGTCGCTGGAGACGATCGTGTCGGTGAACATGATCGAGGCGATGCCAAGTGCACAACGCTTTGCCCTGCGCCTACCTGTTCCGCAGCTGCGAAAGATGCGCGACAAGCTCTCCGGCGATGCCCCGAACGCGGTGCCATGGGAGCTGCTCATCGGCGACGCCATCGGCGGCAGCGGCGCAACCCTGGACGCTCCACAGGAGACCACAAAGGATTCCATCGCCCTGATCCTGTACACCTCGGGCACGACAGGTACTCCGAAGGGCGCTCAGCTTTCCCACGGAAACCTCATGGCGAACGTCGCCCAATCTATGGCTTGGGTCCCGGGTCTTGGCGATTCCAAGGAACGATTCCTCGCTTGTTTGCCAATGTTCCACGCCTACGGCCTGACCACCAACGTGCTCATCGGCATATCCTGTGGCGCCGAACTGATGCTGCTGCCTGCGCCGGACATGAAGCTGATCATGAAGATCATGCGCAAGGACACCCCTACCTTCCTGCCTGGTGTGCCGACCCTGTACGAAAAGATCGCTGAGGCAGCTGAAGATGCCAACGTGGACATTACGGGCGTGCGCAACTCCTTCTCAGGCGCTTCTGCCCTCCCAGCTGCGATTGTCGAGCGCTGGGAGAATCTCACCGGTGGCCGTCTCGTGGAAGGCTACGGCCTGACCGAGTGCTCCCCGATCGTGGTCGGTAACCCGATGGACGGTGGACGTCGCCCCGGATACATTGGCCTGCCGTTCCCTGACACCATCGTGCGCATTGCTAACCCGGACAACCTGGACGAGACCCTGCCGGACGGCAAAGAAGGCGAAGTCCTGCTCAAAGGCCCACAGGTGTTCCAGGGCTACCTCAACCAGCCAGCAGCCACCGCGGAATCCTTCCACGACGGCTGGTACCGCACCGGAGATGTCGGTTTCATGGAACCGGATGGCTTCATCAAGTTGGTTGCCCGCATCAAGGAAGTCATCATCACGGGCGGCTTCAACGTCTACCCGGTCGAGGTAGAGGATGTGCTCAAGGGCCACCCTGACGTGCTTGCGTGCGCTGTAGTCGGCTTGCCACGGCCCGACGGCTCTGAAAACGTCTGCGCCGCTGTCACTCTCGTCGAAGGCGCCGCCATGGATCCGGAGGGCCTCAAGTCCTACTGCCGCGAGCAGCTCACCCGATACAAGGTCCCGCGCACCTTCTACCACTTCGAGGCGCTGCCGCAGGACCAGATGGGTAAGATCCGCCGTCGCGAAGTTCGCGAGCAGCTGATCGAGCGGTACGTGAAGTAGCTAGCTAAAGCTCGACCCCGACCCATACCGGTTCCGGCACGAGCTGCACGCCGAACTTGTCGTCCACGCCGGCCACGACGTCGCGAGCTAAGGCCACCAAGTCATCCGTGGTGGCCTCGCCACGGTTAGTGAGCGCCAGGGTGTGCTTGGTGGACAAGGTCGCGCGTCCCTTACCCGGGTAGCCCTTCGGGAACCCGGCGCGCTCGATGAGCCACGCCGCGGAGAGCTTAGATTGGTCGGTGCCCGCGACCGGGTAGCACGGCATGTTGTCCTCGCCGGTTACGCGCCGCACGTAGTCGGCCACGCGATTATCGACGGTCGGGTTGGTGAAGAAAGAGCCCGCTGACCAAGTATCGTGGTCCTCCGGATCCAGGACCATGCCCTTGCCACGACGCAGCTCCAAGACTTTTTCACGGACCTCGCCCGCAGGCCGACGCTCGCCGGGCTCGGTGGCGCCGAGCCTGCGGGCGAGCTCACCAAAGCGCAGCGGAGCAGAAAGCCCATCTAGCGTGAGCTGCAGCTCAATGGCGAGCACGACAGCGCGGGCAGTGAACTTCAGATTGGAGTATCGGTAAGCCAACTCCAAAGAAGTAGCTGGCTGCCACGACACGTCACCGGTGGCGCGGTCGAGGATGCGGACTTGCGTGAGCACGCTCGAGATTTCCGCGCCGTATGCGCCAACGTTTTGTACGGGCACTGCGCCGGCAGAACCAGGAATGCCAGACAAGCACTCGATACCGCCCAAACCGGCATCCAGCGAGAGCGCCACAACGTCATCCCACTCGGCACCGGCTTCCGCGCGCAGCAGACCAGTACCCGGATTGATGGAAATGGCATCGAAGTCGAGGACGACCGCCACAATATCTAGATCGCCGTCAGCGACAACAAGATTCGACCCGCCTCCTACGACGAGGAGGGGGACGGAATGGGCGTCGAGAAGCGTGACGAGCTTGATTGCTGCGGCCTGCGACATACAGCGAGCAGTGAGCAGTGGCTGGCCGCCAAGACGCAGCGTGGTGAGCTGGCTGAGCGGGACATCTGCGAGCTCGAGCTCCGCGATTTTGTCGATTTCTGGACGAATCTCAGCGATTTTCTGGGTCAGCAGTAGGTCATGCACACTTCTAACGGTAGTCTGTATCCATGGCTAAGCGTAGCGAGAACACCGCAGTAATCAATTTTCCACCGGCAAAGGTCCTCGAGGCCTACTCCAACGCCGACTACTGGGCGTACAACGTGGCGAACTTCTCCACCGAACCAGGCGAAGTAAACCAGTTCACCAAGACTGATGACGGCGTTGAGGTTGTCCTTTACGAAGTCCTCCCGCAGGAACTCATGCCAGAGGCAGCCCGCGCCATGATCACCCAGGCTCTGAAGGTCAAGCGCACCATCACCCTGTCCTCCACCGGCGGCTCTTACAACGCTGATGTTAAGGGCACCCCGGTCGATTTCAAGGGCGACATCACCATCACCGGTGAGGACACCACCACCCTGGCTTATGCCAACGAAGTCACCGTCAACATCCCGTTCATGGGCCCAGCCATCGAGCCAAAGATCGCCGAGTTCTTGGGCGATTTCTTCAACAACGAGGCAGCCCTGACCGAAAAGTGGATCTCCGAAAACCTCTAAGCTTTACTCTTTTCCATGGCCGATCACGCACATAACCTGCGCTTTAGCGCGTCGCGTGGTCGGCCTATCGGCGTTATTACCCGCGGCACCACGAACGTAAATAGGCTGCGCCGCTGCGACAGGTGGCTGCGATACACCCCGCTCGTTGGGTCGGCGCTGTCTGGGCCAGAGCCACTCGCCCTGGATGTGGGCTACGGCGCCTCGCACACCACCACCGTCGAATGGGCGGGCTGGCTGCGACAAGTAAACCCGTCAGTCCAGGTCAAAGGCCTCGAGATCAATCCCGAGCGCGTCCTGCCGCCCCGTGATGGCGTCACCTTCGAACTTGGCGGCTTCGAGCTCGGCGGCTATACCCCTCATCTCGTCCGCGCGTTCAATGTGCTGCGCCAATACGACGTCTCCCAAGTGGAGGACGCCTGGGCCGAGGTGTGCTCCAGGCTGGCGCCGAATGGGTTGTTTGTCGAGGGAACCTGCGACGAACTGGGCAGGCGCTCCTGCTGGGTGTTGCTTTCCCCCTTGGGCCCGATGTCACTGACCCTCGCGTGGGACCCTTTCGACGTGGAAAAGCCCAGCGACTTGGCAGAACGCCTGCCCAAGAAGCTGATCCACCAGAACGTGCCGGGCACCCCGGTCTACTCTTTTCTGCGCTCCCTCGACGATGCGTGGGAACGCGCCGCCGGGTGGGCGACCTACGGGCCACGGGTCAGATGGCGGGAAGCCCGCTCGCTACTGGATATGCCCATGGAACCGATTCGTCGGCGAATCCGGGACAACGTAATTACGGTGCCCTGGGAGTATGTGGTGTAGGCAAACCTTGGCAAAGCCCGGCTACTTTTGCCACACTGGTTAACCGTGACTACTAAAATCTGGAAAGTCTTCATCAGCCTCGCGCTTGTCGCCGTCCTGCTCGTCATTGCAGCCGAGTTCGGTCTGCGTTGGATGATCAGTGACCAAATGAAGAAGGACTTCGCAGCTCAAGGCACCACGACTTCGGCCGAGCCAAGCATCTCCTTCGGGCCGACCCCGATTCTGCTCTCCCAGATCACGGGCATGATCCCGCAGGTTGATGTGGAAACGCCCTCCACGGTCCAGATTTCTGAAGGGTCGGACGGCGCTCCCCGCGTCGATGGCGCTCCTGCCACCAAAATTTCCATCGATAACCTCAACATCAAGGACAATGCCAACCCGACCGCAGGGCACCTGGAAGTAAATACCGAGTTGCCCGAGGACTTCCTGCTCGCGCAGGCGCAGGCATCGATGGCGGCGCAAACCGCAAAGCAGCAGGGCGGCGACTTCGCTTCCCAGTTGATTAGGGGTCTAGTGAAGATCACCAAGGTCGATGCCCTCGCTGCAGAGCAGGCCGTCAAGGTGGAATTTACGGATGGCGCTGCCACCCTCACCCTCCGCCCGACGCTGGAAAATGGCGCGCTGAAGTTCAAGGCCGAGGATGCCAGCCTGCTGGGTATGAACCTGCCGTCCCAGGTCACCGACACCCTCACCACCGCCATGGAAAAGCAGGCGACAGAATTATCCGGCCTGCTCAAGGTCGATCAACTGCAGGTGGAGGACACCAAGATTTCGCTCCGCCTTGTCGGCGATAATGTGCCTCTCAATGAGTTGCAAGGCACCGGCGAGCCACAGCGCCCGCGCAACTAAAGCACGACGATTCGGCTCGCGCCCGCCGCGAGACATTCTGCCGCCTGATCCGCAGAGCCGGTGGCTTTCACCGGTAGCACGCCTTTCAGCTGCTGCACTGCCTGCGCCGTCGTTCCTCCGGCCGGATGGAACCCGGTGGAGGTTTGCAGGAAATCCGCTCCGGCCCGGGCCGCGGTCTCCGCAGCAGCCTGAATCTGCCCGGTAGCAAAAGCAGCGGTCTCCAGGATCACCGTGAGCTTGATGTGCTCCGTGATTGCCTCCCGCACCGCCACGATCTCCCCCAGCAGCGCATTCATGTCGCCGCTCGCGATCGCACCGAGATTGGGCACCAGCGCAATCTCCACCGCTCCGTTTTGCACCGCAAAGCGCGCCTCCGTCGCCTTGATCAGCGGGTGGTGCGTGCCATGCGGGAAACCACACACACTGCCCACTCGCAGCTGCGTTTCCGGCAGCGCGGCCAGCAAGTGCGGAGCCACGCACACCGCGGGGACGCCCTGTTCTTCAGCTTCTTGCGCCCGCTTTACGACGTCCGCAGCCACCGCCAACGGGTCCAGCACCGCGTATTCCAATAGGGACGTTATCTCCTGGGTCATGCCTTCACTATAATGTTCCGCTATGACCCCAGTAGCGCTCCCTGAATCTGACGAACACCAATACATCCTGACCCTCAGTTGCCAGGACACCACTGGCATTGTGGCTCGCATCTCCGCGTTCATTGAGGAGATGGGTGGCTGGATCGTTGAGGCCGACTACTTCACCGATGCGCAGTCTGGTTGGTTCTTCACTCGGCAGGCGGTGCGAGCGTCGTCGATAAGCGTGTCCTTTGCGGAATTCAAGGCACGTTTTGAGGAGGTGGCGGATTCCATCGCCGCGAACGTGCAGTGGCGGTTGTACGACAATTCGCTGCGCAAGAAGGCTGTAATCCTGGTGTCGAAAGAAGGCCACTGCTTGCACGACCTCCTCGGTCGTGTGGCACAGAATGACTACCCGATGGATGTGGTCGCGGTGATCGGCAACCACGAGAACCTGCGTCCGATTGCCGAAGCGCACGGCATCGAGTACCACTATGTTCCGTTCCCGAAGGATGCAGTGGGCAAGCGCAAGTCTTTTGATGAGGTCGCCGAGCTCGTGAACGCGCACGAGCCAGATGCGATTGTCCTGGCGCGCTTCATGCAGATTCTGCCCGCCGATCTGTGTGAAATGTGGGCTGGCCGCGCGATCAATATCCACCACAGCTTCCTGCCGTCGTTCATGGGTGCCCGGCCATATCACCAGGCGTACCAGCGCGGTGTGAAGCTGATCGGCGCAACCTGTCACTACGCCACCTCTGATCTCGATGACGGCCCGATCATCGAGCAGGACGTCATCCGTATCTCGCACAAAGACACGCCAGCGGACATGCAGCGCAAGGGTCGCGACGCCGAACAACAGGTTCTTGCCCGCGGACTGCGCTTCCATCTGGAAGACCGCGTGCTTATCCACGGCAATCACACCGTGGTGTTGGTGTAGTTACCAGCTGGGTAACTACCAGCGGTAATTGCCCGCCAGAATGTCCTTGATCTGGGGACGCACGTCGAAGAAGTAGACGCCGATGGCAACGATGCCGATCCAGTCAAGCAGCGGGAAACGGAACATGATGGCGGCGGCGGAGCCTGCCAAGATCGCACACCACATCCACTTTTGCTGTCGGCCCGCGGCCTCGAAAGCGTCCTCGCGAGTGGTGGCCACTTGGGCCGCGCCGACAAGTCCACAGATGGCGATGAGAACATAGATCGTTGCCCGGATGATGCCAAGAACGAGTTCCGGAGTAACAACCATCGTTAAACTGTCCTTCTGTGTAGGTGTAGAAACGCTATTGACAGCTCATGGTAGCAGCTAGCTGCCAAAGAGCACCTGGGAGACCGTGTAAATGACGAGGCCTGCCAACGCACCCACAATCGTGCCGTTCAGACGGATGTACTGCAAGTCCTTGCCCACCATGAGCTCAATCTTGTCTGAAGCTTCATCCGCATCCCAACGCTCGACGGTCTCGGAAATGATTTCTGCCACGGCAGGAGCATAGTTGTCAGCCAAGAACCGGGTGGCTCCAGTGATGCGATGGTCCAGGGAGTCGCGCAGTTCGGAGTCGTCACGCAGGTTGCCGCCCCAGGTCACAGCTAGGTCTGCCACCTTGGTGCGCAGCAACGAATCTGGGTCTTCGGCAGCGGCGATGATGCCTTTAGACGTAGCGGCCCACAGTGTCGCCGGTGCCGCCTGAAGTGGCTCGGAGCCCAGCAAGTCCTGCTTCCACTCCTCCACTCGGCCCTTGAGTACCTTGTCATACTGGAGGTCATCTGCGAGTTGTTTGATGAAGCGACGAATCGCCTTGCGGGCCTCGTGGTCGGGGGTTGCTGCGACCGACGCAGTCCAGGAGACCAACTCGCGGTATACCTTGTCCCCCACCAAGTCTTGTACAAAGCGAGGCGCCCAGGTAGGCATGCGCTCGTCGATCACTTCGACCACGAGTGCCTCTGCGCCCAAAGCCTTCCGATGCATCCACTGAGCCACTTCTTCCACAAGAGGCTCGGTCTTGCCATCAGCGATGAGTTGCTCGAGGAGGCGCCCAATCGGCGGACCCCACTCCGGCTCTGCCGCCCTATCGATTAAGGCGCGCTGAATCAATTGCTCCGCGTCTGCGGGATCCATCGCACGCACCACATTGGCGGTCAGCCGACCAGTCTCTGCGGACACCTTCGTGGCATTCTCCGGCTCGACCAGCCAATTGGCCAATTTTTCCGGGATGCCAAATTCCCGCACCTTCTGCGTGATCAGTTCCGCATTGAGGAAGTTCTCGCTAATGAACTCGCTCATGGCCACGCCGACCTGGTCCTTCTTCCGCTTCACGATCGCCGTGTGCGGAATCTTGAGCCCCATCGGATGCTTGAACAAGGCGGTCACCGCGAACCAGTCAGCCAGACCACCAATCATTCCGGCTTCAGCGGCCGCGCGTACGTAGCCGATCCAGGCGTCGTCAAGCCCCAGCGTGGACTCCACATAGCGGCAGGTGAGAAAGATGACCGCCGCAACACCGAGCAGCGCTGTGGCGAAGAACTTGTGTCGCTTGAGGGCGACGCGGCGCTCCTGCTCATCGATAGGACTAGGCATAGACATAACAGCCATTATCGCTTATCGACGCCCACAGGCGCGCTACCCGCCGTATGTAGTCACCACTTGATACACCGACAGCAACGTAATCAAGGTGATGAGCAGGATAATTAGGTTTCTACTGTTCATAGGAACAACTGTAGCCCCACTGTGACAAATACAGCAGGGCTACAGAAAATCAGGCGTTACTAGTCGTTGCGACCGGTACGTGCCCGCCAAGCCTTGAGGTCCTTACGACCCGCAGCGATAGCACCGAAGCCGCCAAGCAGGAAAATGGTGCCGACGACGCCACCGATGATGGCGTACATGTCCCAGTTCTCCTGAGAGCCGACCGACTTCGCACCCATTGCGAAGATGAGGATACCGAAGCCTGCCAAGGAAGCCAGGACCATACCCATACCAATCCAGGTGGATGACTTCAGCAGCGACGAGTGCGGTGCCTCGTAGCTCACTGGGATGTAGCCGTCCACGTAGGTGGACTCAATGGTGCCCTCGTAAACAGGGAAGTCCTGGAGTTCTTTGCTGTCGTTCATTAGTGCTAGTCGCCTTTCATACAAGCTGCAATTACTTACAGCTTAGTTGTCCTTTGCGGAGAAGAAAGCACGAGCCCTCTCCTTGTTGATCGCAGCAACTGCGGTCAGTGGGATACCTGCAGGGCAGACATCGGCACATTCACCGTAGAGGGAACATGGACCGAAGGTGGTTTCAACCTGGTCGACCATCTGGCGAGCACGCTTGCCACGCTCATCCTTGCCCATTGGCATGAGGGAGAGGTGAACCAGCTTGGCGCCGGTGAACAGGTGAGCCGCACCGTTAGGGCAGGCAGCGACACATGCGCCACAACCAATGCAAGCAGCGTGGTCAAGAGCCAGCTCTGCAGTCTGGTGGTTCATGTGCAGGGTGTCTGCATCTGGAGCAGTACCAGCATCGACGGAGACGTAGCCACCCTGCTGCATAACGCGGTCCAGAGCGGAACGGTCAACGATCATGTCCTTGATCACAGGGAAGGCGGCAGAGCGCAGTGGCTCGATCTTGAGGGTTTCGCCATCCTTGTAGTTGTACATGCGCTGCTGGCAGGCAGGCTTGTTCTTGTCTGCACCGTGTGGACGACCGTTTACGTTCAGGCCACAGGTACCACAGATGCCTTCGCGGCAGTCAGAAGCGAACGCGAATGGCTCCTTGCCAGCCTCGATCATGCCTTCGTTGACGTGGTCAAGAAGCTCGAGGATGGACATCTGCTCGACTGCGTCAGGGACCTGGACAGTCTCGAAGTGACCTTCGGTGTTTGGTCCAGCCTGACGCCAAATTTCAAGAGTCAGTTTCATTACTTGTAATTCCTTGTCATCAGCGGGACGGCTTCGAAGTAGAGCGGCTCAGCGTGGCGAACGAACTTGTCTTCGCCGGCTGGTTCCCAAGCGGAAACGAAGCACCAGTTGGCGTCATCGCGCTCTGCTTCGCCTTCTTCAGAAAGGTGGTCATCACGGAAGTGAGCGCCACAAGACTCGTCGCGATCGAGAGCGTCGACGCACATGAGCTCACCGAGGTCGATGTAGTCAGCAACGCGGTTAGCGTACTCCAGAACCTGGTTCATCTCCGCTGGGTTACCGGTGATGCGCAGGTTGGACCAGAATTCCTTGCGCAGCTTGCGAATGTCTTCGATGCCCTTCTTCAGGTCCTCGACGTTACGAGAAACGCCACAGGAGAAGTAGAGGATATCGCCGAGCTGGCGGTGGAAGAACTCTGGGCCGTGCTCACCATTGATGCTCATCAGCTTGTCGATGCGAGCCTGAGCCTCCTGCAGAGCCTTAACTGCTGCTGGGCTGTCCTCGGCGAGACGTGGCTCGTTGAGGTGCTTAGCCAAGTAGTTAGGCACGGAGAATGGCAAGGTGAACCAGCCATCGACAGATGCGGACAGCAGGGAGTTTGCACCCAGACGGTTTGCGCCGTGGTAGGTCCAAGAGCACTCGCCGGCTGCGAACAGGCCAGGGATGGAGGTCATCTCGTCGAAGTCGGTCCACAGGCCACCCATGGTGAAGTGGCAAGTAGGAGCGATACGCATTGGCTCCTTGTATGGGTTCTCACCAATGGCATCTTCGTACATTTCGAAGAGGTTGGAGTAACGCTCGCGGATGACGTCCTCACCGAGGCGCTGGATAGCGTCACGGAAGTCCAGGTACACGGAGTTGTGCAGTGGGCCAACACCGAGACCGGCGTTGATCTGCTGGGAAATACCGCGGGAAGCAACGTCGCGAGGCACGAGGTTACCGAATGCAGGGTAACGACGCTCCAGGAAGTAGTCGCGCTCTTCCTCAGGGATGTCGTTGCCTGGACGGTCGTCCTTTGGCTTGAGTGGGGACCAGATGCGGCCGTCGTTACGCAGGGACTCAGACATCAGAATCGTCTTCGACTGCCATTCAGCGTTCACCGGCAGGCCGGTTGGGTGGAACTGAATGAAGGAAGGCGAAGCGAGGTAAGCACCGCGCTCGTACGCACGCATAATGGCGGAAGCGTTGGAGTTCTTAGCCAGCGTGGACATGTAGTACACGTTGCCGTAGCCACCGGTAGCCAGGATCACAGCGTGGCCAGTGTGGGCCGTGAGCTCGCCAGTGATCAGGTTACGCATGATGACACCCTGGCAGATCTTCTCGCCATTAACTTCGTTGATGATCAGGTCGACCATCTCGTTGTGGGTGAAGATTTCCACGGTCTTCTTGTGGATCTGACGCTGCAGAGCTGCGGCACAAGACAGCTGCAGCTGCTGGCCGGTTTGGCCACGCGTGTAGTAGGTGCGGGAAACCTGTACACCACCGAAGGAACGGGTAGCCAGAGCGCCACCGTACTCGCGAGCGAAAGGAGCGCCGATAGCGTTCATGTGGTCGATGACGCGAACGGATTCGACAGCCAGACGCCAACAGTCAGCTTCGCGGGAGCGGTAGTCGCCACCCTTGACGGTGTCCTTAACGTGGCGGTATGCGCCATCGTTGTCGACCTTCTTGCCTCGAGCGGAGTTAACGCCACCCTGCGCAGCAATGGAGTGCGCGCGACGTGGTGCATCGTGGTAGGTGAATGCCTTG
It encodes the following:
- a CDS encoding DUF2505 domain-containing protein, encoding MAKRSENTAVINFPPAKVLEAYSNADYWAYNVANFSTEPGEVNQFTKTDDGVEVVLYEVLPQELMPEAARAMITQALKVKRTITLSSTGGSYNADVKGTPVDFKGDITITGEDTTTLAYANEVTVNIPFMGPAIEPKIAEFLGDFFNNEAALTEKWISENL
- a CDS encoding class I SAM-dependent methyltransferase, yielding MADHAHNLRFSASRGRPIGVITRGTTNVNRLRRCDRWLRYTPLVGSALSGPEPLALDVGYGASHTTTVEWAGWLRQVNPSVQVKGLEINPERVLPPRDGVTFELGGFELGGYTPHLVRAFNVLRQYDVSQVEDAWAEVCSRLAPNGLFVEGTCDELGRRSCWVLLSPLGPMSLTLAWDPFDVEKPSDLAERLPKKLIHQNVPGTPVYSFLRSLDDAWERAAGWATYGPRVRWREARSLLDMPMEPIRRRIRDNVITVPWEYVV
- a CDS encoding LmeA family phospholipid-binding protein encodes the protein MTTKIWKVFISLALVAVLLVIAAEFGLRWMISDQMKKDFAAQGTTTSAEPSISFGPTPILLSQITGMIPQVDVETPSTVQISEGSDGAPRVDGAPATKISIDNLNIKDNANPTAGHLEVNTELPEDFLLAQAQASMAAQTAKQQGGDFASQLIRGLVKITKVDALAAEQAVKVEFTDGAATLTLRPTLENGALKFKAEDASLLGMNLPSQVTDTLTTAMEKQATELSGLLKVDQLQVEDTKISLRLVGDNVPLNELQGTGEPQRPRN
- a CDS encoding 2-deoxyribose-5-phosphate aldolase, translated to MTQEITSLLEYAVLDPLAVAADVVKRAQEAEEQGVPAVCVAPHLLAALPETQLRVGSVCGFPHGTHHPLIKATEARFAVQNGAVEIALVPNLGAIASGDMNALLGEIVAVREAITEHIKLTVILETAAFATGQIQAAAETAARAGADFLQTSTGFHPAGGTTAQAVQQLKGVLPVKATGSADQAAECLAAGASRIVVL
- the purU gene encoding formyltetrahydrofolate deformylase, translated to MTPVALPESDEHQYILTLSCQDTTGIVARISAFIEEMGGWIVEADYFTDAQSGWFFTRQAVRASSISVSFAEFKARFEEVADSIAANVQWRLYDNSLRKKAVILVSKEGHCLHDLLGRVAQNDYPMDVVAVIGNHENLRPIAEAHGIEYHYVPFPKDAVGKRKSFDEVAELVNAHEPDAIVLARFMQILPADLCEMWAGRAINIHHSFLPSFMGARPYHQAYQRGVKLIGATCHYATSDLDDGPIIEQDVIRISHKDTPADMQRKGRDAEQQVLARGLRFHLEDRVLIHGNHTVVLV
- a CDS encoding DUF2516 family protein, which codes for MVVTPELVLGIIRATIYVLIAICGLVGAAQVATTREDAFEAAGRQQKWMWCAILAGSAAAIMFRFPLLDWIGIVAIGVYFFDVRPQIKDILAGNYRW
- a CDS encoding DUF445 domain-containing protein, with translation MSMPSPIDEQERRVALKRHKFFATALLGVAAVIFLTCRYVESTLGLDDAWIGYVRAAAEAGMIGGLADWFAVTALFKHPMGLKIPHTAIVKRKKDQVGVAMSEFISENFLNAELITQKVREFGIPEKLANWLVEPENATKVSAETGRLTANVVRAMDPADAEQLIQRALIDRAAEPEWGPPIGRLLEQLIADGKTEPLVEEVAQWMHRKALGAEALVVEVIDERMPTWAPRFVQDLVGDKVYRELVSWTASVAATPDHEARKAIRRFIKQLADDLQYDKVLKGRVEEWKQDLLGSEPLQAAPATLWAATSKGIIAAAEDPDSLLRTKVADLAVTWGGNLRDDSELRDSLDHRITGATRFLADNYAPAVAEIISETVERWDADEASDKIELMVGKDLQYIRLNGTIVGALAGLVIYTVSQVLFGS